A portion of the Deinococcus peraridilitoris DSM 19664 genome contains these proteins:
- a CDS encoding terminase small subunit, translating to MTNTPKLDALNPRHKKFVLAYCETLNDSEAARAAGYADRREGWRLRQREDIGAAISEILEDFVMGKTELLARLSRDARADMRDFTHVSPVSREFWTPARTHPEVRELAASRKLHVDDLDDYDLEGHFGAERVAHTADGVRLIREHVIESEVVIDWQKIEERGQLSVIKKLKKAKDGSVEFELVDAVRAKELIGRHHKLFTDKVEHSGDVGLVIGIDVIPPEGVRDDA from the coding sequence ATGACCAACACGCCGAAACTCGACGCACTCAACCCCCGACACAAGAAGTTCGTCCTCGCCTACTGCGAGACCCTCAACGACAGCGAAGCGGCCCGCGCGGCCGGCTACGCCGATCGGCGTGAAGGCTGGCGCCTCCGCCAACGCGAAGACATCGGCGCGGCCATCAGCGAGATCCTCGAAGACTTCGTGATGGGCAAAACCGAACTGCTCGCCCGCCTCAGCCGCGACGCGCGCGCCGACATGCGTGACTTCACCCACGTCAGCCCCGTCAGCCGGGAATTCTGGACGCCCGCCCGCACCCACCCCGAGGTGCGCGAACTGGCCGCCAGCAGGAAGCTCCACGTCGACGATCTCGACGATTACGACCTCGAAGGGCACTTCGGGGCCGAACGCGTCGCGCACACGGCAGACGGCGTGCGCCTGATTCGGGAGCACGTCATCGAAAGCGAAGTCGTCATCGACTGGCAGAAAATCGAGGAGCGCGGGCAGCTCAGCGTCATCAAGAAGCTCAAGAAAGCCAAGGACGGCAGCGTCGAATTCGAGCTGGTCGACGCCGTGCGCGCCAAGGAACTGATCGGCCGTCACCACAAGCTCTTCACTGACAAAGTCGAGCACTCCGGTGATGTCGGCCTGGTCATCGGCATCGACGTGATTCCCCCGGAAGGCGTGAGGGATGACGCATGA
- a CDS encoding Terminase-like family produces the protein MTHDLTSVRNGRLQINLHTGQWKAWQSQRRFILVLAGTQGGKTSFGPLWLYREVQRRGPGDYLVVAPSFPLLELKLRPEFMRLFDRQLRLGAYTGSPTKKFVFSESGARKTFGDRYDPDIPTQIFFGHAQDPDSLESATAKAAWLDEAGQKKFKRGSWEAILRRLSIHMGRVLVTTTPYGAFGWLKTELHDRAKHGDPTVELVNFESRMNPSFPMAEWERAKATLPEWKFNLMYRGLLSRPAGMIYDVFDEEKHVVEPFEIPRDWPRYLGLDFGGVNTAGTKWAKDPKSGLLYCYAEYLAGGRTAQEHATELKKGEPVFAKVAGGSKSEGQWRQEFTSAGLRVLEPAVPEVEVGIDRVYGGLKQDLIRVFDTCTGTIEQLNSYARVTGEDGEPTEEIEDKSAYHYLDSWRYILSLLLGKQRGGVITL, from the coding sequence ATGACGCATGACCTCACCAGCGTCAGGAACGGCCGACTGCAGATCAACCTCCACACCGGCCAATGGAAAGCCTGGCAGTCGCAGCGCCGGTTCATCCTGGTCCTCGCCGGCACGCAGGGCGGCAAGACCAGCTTCGGACCACTCTGGCTCTACCGGGAAGTGCAGCGGCGCGGCCCCGGTGACTACCTGGTGGTCGCGCCGTCCTTCCCGCTTCTCGAGCTCAAGCTCAGGCCGGAATTCATGCGTCTCTTCGATCGGCAGCTGCGCCTCGGGGCGTACACCGGCAGCCCCACCAAAAAGTTCGTCTTCAGCGAAAGCGGCGCGCGCAAGACCTTCGGGGACCGCTACGACCCGGACATCCCCACCCAGATCTTCTTCGGGCACGCGCAAGACCCCGACAGCCTGGAGTCCGCCACGGCCAAAGCCGCCTGGCTCGACGAAGCCGGGCAGAAGAAGTTCAAGCGCGGGTCGTGGGAAGCCATCTTGCGCCGACTCTCCATTCACATGGGCCGGGTGCTCGTCACGACCACCCCGTACGGTGCGTTCGGCTGGCTGAAGACCGAACTGCACGACCGCGCCAAGCACGGCGACCCCACCGTGGAACTCGTGAACTTCGAGAGCCGCATGAACCCCAGCTTCCCGATGGCCGAATGGGAACGGGCGAAGGCCACGCTGCCCGAGTGGAAGTTCAACCTGATGTACCGCGGGCTCCTCTCCCGCCCGGCCGGGATGATCTACGACGTCTTCGACGAAGAGAAGCACGTCGTGGAACCCTTCGAGATTCCCCGCGACTGGCCGCGCTACCTCGGGCTCGATTTCGGGGGGGTCAACACGGCCGGCACCAAATGGGCGAAAGACCCCAAGAGTGGCCTGCTGTACTGCTACGCCGAGTACCTCGCCGGAGGCCGCACCGCCCAAGAGCACGCCACCGAACTGAAGAAAGGCGAACCGGTCTTCGCGAAGGTCGCCGGGGGCAGCAAGAGCGAAGGCCAGTGGCGCCAGGAATTCACCAGCGCGGGCCTGCGGGTCCTCGAGCCTGCCGTGCCTGAGGTTGAGGTGGGCATCGACCGGGTGTACGGCGGCCTCAAGCAGGACCTCATTCGGGTGTTCGACACCTGCACCGGCACGATCGAGCAGCTGAACAGTTACGCCCGCGTGACCGGCGAGGACGGCGAACCCACCGAAGAAATCGAAGATAAAAGCGCCTACCACTACCTGGACAGCTGGCGTTACATCCTCAGCTTGCTGCTCGGCAAGCAACGCGGCGGCGTCATCACGCTCTGA